A genomic window from Anaerosporomusa subterranea includes:
- a CDS encoding cation-translocating P-type ATPase: MKNQWYKLTADAVVSELQSDLSQGLSTGEAARRLAQYGYNELKEKPHEPLWRKFLNQFKDFLVLILIAASIISALVGEPADSLVIIAIVLLNAALGVFQEAKAEKALDALKRMSAPHSKVIRDGHVTVIPSRELVQGDIILLDAGDYIPADVRILESFNLKVQEASLTGESVPVEKEDRQLDGEPALADRVNMGFMSTVTTYGRGKAIVIGTAMNTEIGKIATMLQDVAEEKTPLQKKLESFGKGLGFACLVVCAVVFVMGIWGGMRDGTLSTAEIQLMFMTSISLAVAAIPEGLPTVVTIVLALGMQRMAKKNSIMKKLHAVETLGSVSVICSDKTGTLTQNQMTVVKAFAGGKLFALSGEGYCPEGQLTCNNVPIDLAVEPDFALLLRGSALCNDAQLDYIPEQNAWSIVGDPTEGALVVAARKGGYEQEALTSQFPRVQEIPFDSARKMMTTLHQRQENLRTCTKGAPDVLLSRCAYIAINGTSRPLTDADKEVIQAANREMASQALRVLAVAYRDFDAVPDMTKAEDIESNLVFIGLLGMIDPPRTEAKEAVALCKTAGIRAVMITGDHPDTAFAIAKELGIVDHPDQVRTGRDLDSMSPEELQRAVQTANVFARVSPEHKVAIVETLRSNMQIVAMTGDGVNDAPALKRADIGVAMGITGTDVTKETADMIVTDDNFATIVTAVEEGRVIYANIKKFVYFLLACNASEVLTIFFAILFGWAIPLLPIQLLWVNLVTDAFPALALGMEKKEPDVMNQKPRDPAEPLLTRNLKIMIAVQSAAIAVTVLGAFRYGLAVYNGDLEIARTFAFITLITTQIVCAYNARSEHYSPFALGVFSNKYLNAGVTLSFVLLLLSLYGPLHVIFKTIEPTLTEWMLIVPITFIPFIATEVTKWILNSSAKAKESNRVSA, encoded by the coding sequence GTGAAAAACCAGTGGTACAAGTTGACTGCAGACGCTGTTGTGTCTGAATTGCAATCCGACTTGAGCCAGGGATTGTCAACCGGTGAGGCTGCCCGGCGTTTAGCCCAATACGGCTATAACGAACTGAAGGAAAAGCCACATGAACCGTTATGGCGGAAGTTCTTAAATCAATTCAAAGATTTTCTGGTGCTGATCCTCATAGCAGCTAGCATCATTTCCGCACTAGTCGGCGAACCGGCTGATTCTCTGGTCATTATCGCCATCGTTCTTTTGAACGCCGCATTGGGCGTATTCCAGGAGGCAAAGGCGGAAAAAGCACTCGACGCTCTGAAACGAATGAGCGCCCCCCACTCAAAAGTTATCCGCGATGGGCATGTTACGGTAATCCCGTCGCGCGAATTAGTCCAAGGTGACATTATCCTGCTCGATGCAGGCGATTATATCCCCGCCGATGTGCGGATTCTGGAATCGTTTAACTTGAAAGTCCAGGAAGCCTCTCTGACAGGCGAATCAGTGCCAGTCGAAAAAGAAGATCGCCAGCTTGATGGCGAACCCGCCCTAGCCGACCGTGTTAACATGGGCTTTATGAGCACAGTAACAACGTATGGCCGCGGCAAAGCAATTGTTATCGGTACAGCGATGAATACTGAAATCGGCAAAATTGCCACTATGCTACAGGATGTCGCGGAAGAAAAAACGCCCCTGCAAAAGAAACTGGAAAGCTTCGGCAAGGGTCTCGGCTTTGCCTGTCTGGTGGTCTGCGCCGTAGTATTTGTCATGGGTATTTGGGGCGGCATGCGCGATGGTACTCTTTCAACCGCTGAAATCCAGCTCATGTTCATGACCTCAATTAGCTTGGCAGTAGCTGCGATCCCGGAAGGATTGCCCACCGTCGTCACTATCGTGCTGGCGCTCGGCATGCAGCGCATGGCCAAAAAGAACTCCATTATGAAAAAACTGCATGCAGTAGAAACGCTCGGCAGTGTCTCGGTCATTTGCTCAGACAAAACCGGTACACTGACACAAAACCAAATGACTGTAGTTAAGGCCTTCGCCGGCGGCAAGCTCTTTGCACTCAGCGGGGAAGGTTACTGTCCGGAAGGTCAACTTACCTGCAATAACGTGCCCATAGACCTAGCGGTCGAACCAGACTTTGCACTTTTGCTGCGCGGCTCAGCACTGTGTAATGACGCACAGCTTGATTACATACCTGAACAAAATGCCTGGTCGATTGTCGGCGACCCCACTGAGGGCGCATTGGTTGTGGCTGCCCGCAAAGGCGGCTATGAACAAGAGGCTCTCACAAGCCAGTTCCCCCGTGTGCAGGAAATTCCCTTTGATTCAGCCCGAAAAATGATGACCACCCTGCACCAGAGACAAGAAAATTTACGTACTTGCACCAAAGGCGCTCCCGATGTTCTGCTGAGCCGTTGTGCCTATATTGCGATTAACGGCACCTCCCGTCCCTTAACAGACGCAGATAAAGAAGTCATTCAAGCCGCCAACCGGGAAATGGCTTCACAGGCACTTAGGGTGCTGGCAGTAGCCTACCGCGACTTTGATGCCGTCCCGGATATGACGAAAGCGGAAGACATCGAATCCAACTTAGTATTCATTGGTCTCCTGGGCATGATTGACCCGCCTCGTACAGAAGCAAAAGAAGCGGTGGCGCTTTGCAAAACTGCCGGCATTCGCGCAGTCATGATTACCGGCGATCACCCGGATACTGCGTTCGCTATCGCCAAAGAGCTCGGAATTGTTGATCATCCAGATCAAGTCCGAACTGGCCGCGACCTGGATTCCATGTCGCCAGAGGAATTGCAGCGTGCAGTCCAGACCGCCAACGTCTTTGCCCGCGTATCGCCAGAACACAAAGTGGCCATTGTCGAAACGTTACGCAGCAACATGCAGATTGTCGCCATGACTGGTGACGGCGTCAATGACGCACCCGCCTTAAAACGAGCCGATATCGGCGTGGCGATGGGTATTACCGGCACTGATGTCACCAAAGAAACGGCTGACATGATTGTCACAGACGACAACTTTGCCACCATCGTTACAGCTGTGGAAGAAGGGCGCGTCATTTACGCTAACATCAAGAAGTTCGTTTACTTCCTGCTGGCCTGTAACGCGTCCGAAGTGTTGACTATCTTCTTCGCGATTTTGTTCGGCTGGGCTATCCCCCTGTTGCCCATTCAACTATTGTGGGTCAATTTGGTGACTGATGCGTTCCCAGCTCTGGCTTTAGGCATGGAAAAGAAAGAGCCTGATGTCATGAACCAGAAGCCCAGAGATCCCGCCGAACCCTTATTAACCCGGAATTTAAAAATTATGATCGCTGTCCAGAGCGCGGCAATCGCGGTTACGGTTCTAGGTGCTTTCCGTTACGGCTTAGCCGTCTACAACGGTGACCTCGAGATCGCGCGGACCTTCGCCTTTATCACCTTGATCACCACCCAGATTGTTTGCGCCTATAACGCCCGTTCGGAACACTACTCCCCCTTCGCCCTTGGCGTTTTCAGCAACAAGTACCTAAACGCTGGCGTGACCCTTTCCTTTGTCTTGCTGCTGCTGTCCCTGTACGGACCGTTGCATGTCATCTTCAAAACGATTGAGCCTACCTTGACTGAGTGGATGCTGATCGTCCCCATCACATTCATCCCCTTCATTGCAACAGAAGTCACGAAGTGGATACTGAACTCCTCAGCCAAAGCCAAAGAATCCAACCGCGTTTCCGCATAA
- a CDS encoding LrgB family protein: protein MTESSPIFATLVTVLLTIAVYQGAVKLQKQLAIQLLNPVLVSVSVLILLLLLSGFPYETYAKETRGLSFMLGPATVALAVPLYRQLENLKRDWPAIVAGSIIGAIAGIGSVLVLAQLFKAPAEIILSLAPKSVTTPIAMDVSSFIGGLPPLTAALVILTGILGAVIGPQVLTMLRINDETARGLAIGAAAHALGTSRAIQESEHQGAMSALAIGLVGFETALIAPLLVKLAGL, encoded by the coding sequence ATGACTGAGTCTAGCCCAATTTTTGCAACTCTGGTGACCGTGCTTTTAACTATTGCTGTCTATCAGGGTGCGGTGAAGCTTCAAAAACAGTTGGCTATACAATTGCTCAATCCGGTCTTGGTGTCAGTCAGTGTTCTCATTTTATTGCTGCTATTAAGCGGGTTTCCCTATGAAACATATGCCAAAGAGACGCGCGGTCTATCCTTTATGCTAGGACCGGCCACGGTTGCATTAGCAGTTCCGCTCTACCGCCAACTGGAAAACCTGAAGCGGGATTGGCCGGCTATTGTGGCTGGCAGCATAATTGGCGCCATCGCTGGAATTGGTTCGGTCTTAGTACTTGCCCAGTTATTCAAGGCGCCAGCGGAGATCATTTTATCGTTAGCACCTAAATCAGTGACCACTCCCATTGCCATGGATGTCTCGTCTTTTATTGGCGGTCTGCCGCCGCTGACAGCAGCTCTGGTTATCCTGACCGGCATCCTGGGCGCAGTCATTGGACCGCAAGTTCTGACAATGCTGCGGATCAACGATGAAACTGCCCGCGGCCTAGCTATCGGTGCAGCCGCACATGCCTTGGGAACCAGTCGGGCGATTCAAGAAAGCGAACACCAAGGTGCGATGAGCGCCCTGGCTATCGGCCTAGTCGGCTTTGAGACCGCGCTGATAGCCCCGTTGCTGGTCAAACTAGCCGGGCTTTGA
- a CDS encoding CidA/LrgA family protein encodes MIKGFLILTTLYLTGEGISQYFELSLPGGVIGMVLLAGLLLSGILDIRQVETAAQLLLDNMSLFFVPAGVGLLVYFELIATHWLAIFLITGLSFLAVLAATGITVQAIVRQRRRDHD; translated from the coding sequence GTGATTAAGGGATTTCTCATACTTACAACTCTGTATCTAACTGGGGAAGGTATTAGCCAATACTTTGAACTCTCCCTACCTGGCGGCGTAATTGGCATGGTCTTGCTGGCTGGACTGCTTCTCAGCGGAATCCTCGATATCAGACAAGTGGAAACAGCGGCTCAGTTGCTGTTAGATAATATGAGCTTGTTCTTCGTACCGGCAGGAGTAGGTTTACTGGTTTACTTTGAACTTATCGCCACGCACTGGCTGGCGATTTTCCTTATTACGGGGTTAAGCTTCCTCGCTGTTCTGGCTGCTACGGGAATTACAGTGCAAGCGATCGTGCGGCAGAGGAGGCGGGATCATGACTGA
- a CDS encoding dihydroorotate dehydrogenase encodes MGRLAVNLGNIRLNNPVMPAAGTFSVESASQFYDVNRLGAVVAKTVTLNAREGNRTPRVAETYGGMLNSVGLQNAGVDSFLLEEMPKLTDLTTPVIISIAGHTVDEFVALARKLDAVPGIAAIEVNVSCPNVECGGKVFASDAQQLSRVMTAVRKATGKYLIAKLSPNAGDMVEMAQTAESAGADCLCVANTLLGMKIDTRTRRPVLANIVGGLSGPAVMPIILRMVYQIAPKVSIPIIGVGGIVTAEDAVEYLLAGATAVQVGTASFTNPTAMIDIIHGLEEYLRASQISSLSELIGAAHR; translated from the coding sequence ATGGGCCGACTAGCTGTAAATTTGGGAAATATTCGCTTGAACAACCCGGTTATGCCGGCAGCGGGCACGTTTAGTGTCGAGAGCGCCAGCCAATTTTATGACGTCAATCGCTTGGGCGCCGTCGTTGCTAAGACGGTGACGCTGAATGCGCGAGAGGGCAACCGCACGCCGCGGGTGGCTGAAACATATGGCGGGATGCTGAATAGCGTTGGTTTGCAGAATGCCGGAGTTGACAGTTTTTTGCTTGAGGAAATGCCGAAACTGACCGATCTGACAACGCCGGTTATCATCAGTATCGCTGGACACACGGTTGACGAGTTTGTGGCTCTGGCGCGTAAACTTGACGCTGTTCCCGGCATAGCCGCCATTGAAGTCAATGTATCCTGTCCAAATGTAGAATGCGGCGGTAAAGTGTTTGCTTCTGATGCACAACAACTGAGCCGGGTCATGACGGCCGTACGCAAAGCTACCGGCAAGTACCTGATCGCCAAGCTAAGCCCAAATGCCGGCGATATGGTAGAAATGGCGCAGACAGCAGAGTCGGCAGGAGCCGATTGTCTGTGCGTGGCCAATACGCTGCTTGGCATGAAAATTGATACACGGACGCGTCGGCCGGTTTTGGCGAACATTGTTGGCGGGTTATCCGGCCCTGCCGTAATGCCGATCATTTTGCGCATGGTCTATCAGATCGCGCCAAAGGTTTCTATCCCTATCATCGGCGTTGGCGGCATTGTGACGGCCGAGGACGCAGTGGAGTACCTTTTAGCTGGGGCGACGGCGGTTCAGGTAGGGACAGCCTCATTTACCAATCCCACTGCCATGATCGACATTATCCATGGTCTTGAGGAGTATCTGAGGGCAAGTCAGATTTCCAGCCTCAGCGAATTGATTGGAGCTGCGCATCGGTGA
- a CDS encoding V4R domain-containing protein: MYKFKSDNQSEAFNWESLGDIAVGRANLGSNMPVIVYRLFQFTLRDVLNREYGCEQASNLLRAAGKLAGTEFCKNILDKNLDFNSFVAQLQKKLAELRIGILRLESADMEKLEFVLTVEEDLDCSGLPITEESVCDYDEGFIAGILNEYTGKHFTAKEIDCWATGDRTCRFQVTCDN; this comes from the coding sequence ATGTATAAATTCAAAAGCGATAATCAAAGCGAAGCGTTCAATTGGGAAAGTCTTGGTGACATTGCCGTAGGCCGGGCTAATCTGGGCTCAAATATGCCGGTTATTGTTTATCGCTTATTTCAGTTTACCTTACGCGACGTGCTGAACCGGGAATATGGCTGCGAGCAGGCCAGCAACCTGTTACGAGCCGCAGGGAAGCTTGCCGGCACAGAGTTTTGTAAAAATATCCTGGATAAAAATCTGGATTTTAATAGTTTTGTCGCTCAACTACAAAAGAAATTAGCAGAACTGCGGATCGGCATTCTCCGCCTGGAATCGGCCGACATGGAAAAACTGGAATTCGTTCTTACCGTAGAAGAGGATTTAGACTGCTCCGGACTGCCGATTACTGAGGAATCCGTTTGCGACTATGATGAAGGGTTCATCGCCGGAATACTCAATGAATACACTGGCAAACACTTTACGGCAAAGGAAATCGATTGCTGGGCTACCGGGGACCGGACCTGCCGGTTCCAAGTCACCTGCGATAACTGA
- a CDS encoding SpoIIE family protein phosphatase, with protein sequence MSNQDLLVLKQLQTGLKLLMQGKYPDEITVEECSQPLAEVVQAFNRLAGQMKELYEYTVPLARGILHVERPGKTNFLAGSMKELHSKLNHLTWQAQQIEKGDYAQRIDFMGEFSLAFNSMVVKLEERERRLKEEILIRQKAEKEVRLQNKLITDSIHYAAVIQRSILPDAALIASHTTDSFIIWQPRDIVGGDFYWFVPCPNGFMAAIIDCTGHGVPGAFMTLAVSQMLKTMLDSGMDYTPADVLTILDEKIRETFYASGKNQEHLYAGLDMGLIAVNRKGHRVAFAGARLPLFHLHGGQITEIPGSRRSVGYESKGRPGKKSRHIHFENRVIDYEAGDRLYLSTDGFFDQHGSSDANPFGIDQFAKLLRGNASLALPEQKMMLLDSLRVYMGNEKQRDDITVIGFGL encoded by the coding sequence ATGAGCAATCAAGATTTGCTGGTATTGAAACAATTGCAGACCGGATTAAAACTATTGATGCAAGGCAAATATCCGGACGAAATTACCGTCGAAGAGTGTAGCCAGCCGCTGGCGGAGGTTGTTCAGGCCTTCAATCGTCTGGCTGGGCAGATGAAGGAATTATACGAGTACACAGTGCCGTTAGCCAGAGGCATTCTACATGTTGAACGTCCGGGGAAAACGAATTTCTTGGCTGGCAGCATGAAAGAACTCCATTCCAAGCTTAATCATTTAACCTGGCAGGCACAACAAATTGAAAAGGGAGACTACGCGCAAAGAATTGATTTCATGGGTGAGTTTTCTCTTGCGTTCAATTCCATGGTGGTTAAATTAGAAGAGCGGGAACGGCGCTTAAAGGAAGAAATTCTGATCCGGCAAAAAGCCGAGAAAGAAGTTCGCTTACAGAATAAATTAATCACTGATAGCATCCACTATGCAGCCGTCATCCAACGCTCCATATTGCCAGACGCAGCGCTGATAGCCAGCCATACCACAGACTCCTTCATCATCTGGCAGCCCCGCGACATTGTCGGCGGCGATTTTTACTGGTTTGTCCCCTGCCCCAACGGATTTATGGCTGCGATCATTGATTGTACCGGGCATGGTGTGCCAGGAGCATTCATGACGCTGGCAGTCAGCCAGATGCTCAAAACCATGTTAGATTCAGGGATGGATTATACGCCAGCTGATGTTCTTACTATTTTGGATGAAAAAATACGGGAAACTTTTTACGCTTCAGGAAAGAACCAGGAACACCTATATGCCGGTCTTGACATGGGTCTGATTGCCGTCAACCGCAAAGGCCACAGAGTGGCCTTTGCCGGCGCTCGGCTGCCGCTTTTTCATCTACATGGCGGGCAAATTACGGAAATCCCCGGTTCCCGGCGCAGTGTCGGCTACGAAAGCAAGGGCCGCCCGGGTAAAAAATCCCGCCATATTCACTTTGAAAATAGAGTTATCGATTACGAAGCTGGTGACAGACTGTATTTATCCACCGACGGTTTTTTTGATCAGCACGGTAGTTCTGACGCTAATCCGTTTGGAATCGATCAGTTTGCAAAGCTGCTCAGGGGTAATGCTTCGCTGGCCTTGCCTGAACAGAAAATGATGCTTCTGGACAGCCTTAGAGTCTACATGGGCAATGAAAAGCAGCGGGATGACATCACAGTTATCGGATTTGGGCTTTAA
- a CDS encoding SiaB family protein kinase: MINENLHQLIGELSSYGIIISFNGSFTQGIIEEIGTAITSYLQTEKNTDETNIHNVFSIYIEQAQNIKTYFVKKSVDNDKYEISRRAFESIIVIGRHNEQFFVCSGNLVHNDDIQNLKDRIEHVNSLSKDQLKKYYKETLRKSASPCDNAGLGIIDMARKAAFPLEYMFMPRDENYAFFTLKVTCN; the protein is encoded by the coding sequence GTGATTAATGAAAACTTGCATCAACTGATTGGCGAATTAAGCAGCTATGGAATTATTATCAGCTTTAACGGTTCATTTACCCAAGGAATTATTGAAGAAATCGGCACAGCAATCACGTCCTACTTACAAACAGAGAAAAATACCGACGAAACCAATATTCACAATGTATTTTCCATATATATTGAGCAGGCACAAAATATCAAAACCTATTTTGTAAAGAAATCCGTTGATAATGACAAGTATGAAATCAGTCGCCGGGCTTTTGAAAGCATCATCGTCATCGGCCGGCATAATGAACAGTTTTTTGTCTGTTCAGGCAATCTGGTGCACAATGATGATATCCAAAACTTAAAAGATCGTATTGAACATGTGAATTCGTTATCCAAAGATCAGCTAAAGAAATATTATAAAGAAACACTGAGAAAATCGGCCTCCCCTTGTGACAACGCCGGATTGGGAATCATTGATATGGCTCGCAAGGCGGCGTTTCCGCTTGAATATATGTTCATGCCGCGTGATGAAAACTATGCTTTTTTTACGTTAAAAGTCACGTGTAATTAG
- a CDS encoding DUF1987 domain-containing protein, with protein MELLYRASTKSSPEVNFNPDTGILKISGQSYPENASAFYQDLFGWLKDYLPAACGKIVVELSLSYMNTSSTKCLMDMIYMLEDAFNTGADICINWHYTAKNRSMRECGEEFREELSVQFNIIPEEPSN; from the coding sequence ATGGAACTGTTATACCGGGCGAGTACAAAATCCTCGCCGGAAGTAAATTTCAATCCGGATACAGGCATCTTGAAAATATCCGGCCAGTCCTACCCAGAAAATGCATCCGCGTTTTACCAGGATCTATTTGGTTGGCTGAAAGACTATTTGCCGGCAGCTTGCGGCAAAATTGTCGTCGAGCTAAGCCTCTCCTACATGAATACCAGCAGCACCAAATGCTTAATGGATATGATCTACATGCTGGAGGACGCGTTTAACACCGGCGCCGACATCTGCATCAATTGGCACTATACGGCAAAAAACAGAAGTATGCGGGAATGCGGTGAAGAGTTCCGGGAAGAGCTCAGTGTGCAGTTCAACATAATCCCAGAGGAGCCTTCTAACTAA
- a CDS encoding PucR family transcriptional regulator, with translation MTSKIRQLFQEELEQLAQIKSICNDQQYKNNELLDHYTSMANIFERNLQSMMKMTKISDSQQLYLQEIQHELEREIEERIKAEEKVADSYKRHRRNQFLLDLAEGNRSFDETASNTARQLKLYLPTMFHVFYLQLTSWQGIPFSRSAVDAAEVQAAIDTLVDKLNGCQRLVAWEWGDGIGLLHPALPNETKEQQINTGLGLKQQLARSFSHIEFAVGVAGKQGKMDSFAHHCYQARAAAALGCRLWPGRAVYHFHDGQAYQLLYPLADGQDAEEFIERMVGNLLDYDRNNNTDLMITLKRILQSSNLKVVAEEMFLHHKTIVSRKQRIESILGTSLEPFDVRFNIAIALHLLEFRC, from the coding sequence TTGACTAGCAAGATTCGCCAACTGTTTCAGGAGGAATTGGAACAATTGGCGCAGATCAAAAGCATATGCAATGACCAACAGTATAAGAATAACGAACTGCTTGATCACTACACCAGTATGGCAAATATCTTCGAAAGAAATCTCCAATCGATGATGAAGATGACGAAAATCAGCGATTCGCAGCAGTTGTACTTGCAGGAGATACAGCATGAATTGGAGCGGGAAATTGAAGAACGAATTAAGGCGGAAGAGAAAGTAGCCGACTCCTACAAACGGCACCGGCGAAATCAGTTTTTGCTTGATTTGGCAGAAGGAAACCGCAGCTTTGATGAAACGGCATCGAACACGGCGCGGCAACTTAAGCTATATCTACCAACAATGTTTCATGTCTTTTATTTACAGTTAACTAGTTGGCAAGGGATTCCCTTCAGTCGGTCAGCCGTGGATGCAGCCGAAGTACAGGCAGCTATCGATACACTGGTGGACAAGCTCAATGGCTGTCAGAGACTTGTTGCCTGGGAATGGGGCGACGGTATCGGCCTCCTGCATCCTGCTTTGCCGAACGAGACAAAAGAGCAGCAAATTAACACGGGGCTGGGATTAAAGCAACAATTAGCCCGTAGTTTTTCTCATATTGAATTTGCAGTAGGCGTTGCCGGCAAGCAGGGAAAGATGGACAGCTTCGCTCATCATTGCTATCAGGCGCGAGCGGCCGCGGCTCTTGGCTGTCGGCTTTGGCCGGGACGGGCTGTGTATCATTTTCATGACGGCCAGGCATATCAGCTGCTTTATCCGCTGGCTGACGGGCAGGATGCTGAAGAATTCATCGAAAGAATGGTAGGAAATTTACTTGATTATGACCGGAACAATAACACTGACTTAATGATAACCCTAAAGAGAATTCTCCAGTCTTCCAATTTGAAAGTAGTTGCCGAAGAGATGTTTCTCCATCACAAAACGATTGTATCCCGGAAGCAACGCATAGAAAGTATTTTGGGCACATCGCTCGAACCGTTTGATGTCCGATTCAATATAGCTATTGCCTTACATTTGCTGGAGTTCCGCTGTTAA
- a CDS encoding GGDEF domain-containing protein gives MFDFPITDKIDDLFNIVPIPMLLVTKDELQVVRLNQAAAKFLDITDGADPIKLLTDIFDTEHEEYIAWVHCLQGNDIPETELSMQRREQQLTVIVYAAQIDFAGTPHLLLSLIDSTEKYSRIKLLEQLAARDDMTGLLNRRAFRESLESTLLKSKEEESEFLLAFMDLDDLKKVNDTYGHREGDWYIKTFTSLLRKALRKTDIAGRVGGDEFAVIFTQCSRHYAEQTIWRLQQQVETIASSLDKPFIMGVSIGLIAIESWMETDADSLLSIADDAMYKQKSRHCRQKVRSIDKIRWGR, from the coding sequence GTGTTTGACTTCCCTATAACGGATAAAATAGATGACCTCTTCAATATCGTGCCTATACCAATGCTGTTAGTGACCAAAGACGAACTGCAAGTGGTGCGCTTAAACCAAGCCGCCGCTAAATTTTTGGATATTACGGACGGAGCAGATCCGATAAAGCTGCTAACTGACATCTTTGACACTGAGCATGAAGAGTATATTGCCTGGGTGCATTGTCTACAGGGAAATGACATCCCTGAGACGGAATTATCGATGCAACGGCGAGAGCAGCAGCTGACTGTCATTGTCTATGCTGCACAGATAGATTTTGCCGGAACGCCGCATCTGCTGCTCAGTTTAATAGATAGTACTGAGAAATACAGCCGGATCAAACTGTTGGAACAGCTTGCCGCCAGGGATGATATGACCGGATTATTAAATCGCCGTGCATTCCGGGAAAGCTTGGAATCAACATTGCTAAAATCGAAGGAAGAAGAAAGCGAGTTTCTTCTAGCCTTTATGGACTTGGACGATTTGAAAAAGGTCAACGATACCTATGGCCACCGGGAAGGAGATTGGTATATCAAGACGTTCACATCTCTTCTCCGCAAGGCGTTGCGTAAAACCGACATTGCCGGCAGGGTCGGCGGCGATGAATTTGCCGTAATCTTCACCCAATGCTCGCGACATTATGCCGAACAGACGATTTGGCGCCTTCAGCAGCAAGTGGAAACCATTGCCTCATCGTTAGATAAACCTTTCATCATGGGCGTGAGTATCGGCTTGATCGCGATAGAGAGCTGGATGGAAACTGATGCTGACAGCTTATTGAGCATAGCGGATGATGCCATGTATAAGCAGAAATCTCGCCACTGTCGACAAAAAGTACGCAGCATTGACAAAATCAGGTGGGGTCGGTAG
- a CDS encoding GGDEF domain-containing protein produces the protein MLASDTYLRQDRIYFNLIMVFVLAVAAVALLYAPSIGSLTLFVLVAAMIFNMILTYNLGLQRGLIAAIVLTFIYGSYIIYEIMIHRIAEVNFAYIVWLFIYPLSSLLSGQLTLTVSTYKRELENKRSLEKLVTLDAATGFYNNQGFFRKLDEEFLRAKRYKTYFSILLIKISNFDELQIIYGEIDSVKILQAVATKITAQTRISDIKSLIEENMLSIVLTETNEEGAKVVIEKLHQALDTIATEIKGVKKVIRIKPSIGIASIRESDTDVLEIYDRAKGELKYDRG, from the coding sequence ATGTTAGCCAGTGATACGTATTTACGCCAAGATAGAATCTACTTTAATTTAATTATGGTCTTTGTGTTGGCAGTCGCAGCCGTTGCCTTACTTTATGCACCAAGTATTGGCTCTTTAACTCTGTTTGTTTTGGTCGCCGCCATGATCTTCAATATGATTTTAACGTATAATCTCGGTTTGCAGCGAGGCCTGATAGCAGCAATTGTATTAACGTTTATCTATGGCAGCTATATTATTTATGAAATAATGATTCATAGAATTGCTGAAGTTAACTTTGCCTATATTGTCTGGTTATTTATTTACCCGCTAAGCAGCTTATTATCAGGTCAATTAACGTTGACCGTATCAACTTACAAACGCGAACTAGAAAATAAAAGAAGCCTGGAAAAGCTGGTGACTCTTGATGCTGCCACAGGCTTTTACAACAATCAGGGATTTTTCAGGAAATTAGACGAAGAATTTTTGCGGGCTAAACGATACAAAACATATTTCTCGATTTTACTGATAAAAATATCCAATTTTGACGAATTGCAAATTATTTATGGAGAAATTGATTCCGTAAAGATTCTACAAGCAGTAGCAACGAAAATAACTGCTCAGACCCGTATTTCAGATATCAAATCCTTAATCGAAGAAAATATGCTTAGTATTGTGCTAACCGAAACGAATGAAGAGGGAGCTAAAGTTGTCATTGAGAAACTACACCAGGCGTTAGATACCATTGCAACCGAGATCAAAGGCGTCAAAAAAGTAATCAGAATTAAACCGAGCATCGGAATTGCCAGTATTAGAGAAAGTGACACAGATGTTTTGGAGATATACGACAGAGCCAAAGGAGAACTTAAGTATGACAGAGGTTAG